TCTCCTCTGTAAAAGTACCTGGTTTAAAAGTCTCTTTTGCAGTCCCTTCTTTTTGTGGAGTTACTGAAGGAACTACACCGGGGGTTCTTTTTTTATTCGTTACCGCTTGTAAATCAGGTGTTTTGTCTTCAAGCATTCTTCGTTTGGGAAGCTGAATTTCTTTGGGGACACCAACTTCATCTACTGTTTTCTCTTGTGGGGCAGGATCTTCTTTCTTTTCAATCACCGGTTCCGTGCGGGGTTTAACCGGTCGTTTAGTTGGTTGGCCGGTCCGGACAAAATTAATTTCAACAAACTCCGGTAGGCTTAAACTGGTAGAAACAGTCGTAAAATAGAAAATCAATAAAAGAAGGATATGAGCCAATCCTGAATAAACAAATGTTTTCCCCAGGCTTTGGTTATGCCCTTGGTTTTCTAAATTGCCGGATTTTTTAGGTTCGTCTTCCAAATTATCAACTATCCAAATTAATCATCAAATTTGCCACAAGGCGTAAAGTTGCCAAAGCAATATTCATTAATATCTAAAATTTGTTTAAGCAAATCATTATTATTTCATACCTAAAAACTCTGTGATTTTGTGTCTTTGAAGCAACGAATTCACACCTTCAAATTGGATTCGTTGCGATGACAAACTTTTCAGCTCCTGCCAGCTTTATGATGTCAATCACTTCAATGGCCTTTTCCAGTGTCAATCTTTTATCTGCCTGAATCACCACAACCAGACCGGCATTTTTTTGCAAAAGTTCACGAATGCTTTGACCCAATTCATTTTTCTGAAGTCGTTCTTCATTAAGAAAGATCAAGCCATCTTGTGTTATGGTTAAAAATATTTTCCCTTCGGTATCAACAGGGGTTGGCGTCGCTTTCGGTAATTGAACTTTGATACCAGGCTGTACTACAAATGAGGATGTAAGCAGAAAAAAAATGAGAAGGAGAAAAACGATATCCGTTAATGAAGCGGCCGTAAAGGTCGTGATTCTTTTGTTTTTATATTCAAATTTCATGTTTTACAATCTCCTTTTCACGAACCATTTCGAGGAGACTATAAGAACTTTCTTCCATTTCAAACACGTTTCGGGCAATTTTTCCCTGGATATAGTTATAAAACACCAAAGCTAGCGAAGGAATAAGCGCTCTGGGTATTCCATAAGCGCCTATGCCTTTAGCACCTA
This portion of the candidate division KSB1 bacterium genome encodes:
- a CDS encoding energy transducer TonB: MEDEPKKSGNLENQGHNQSLGKTFVYSGLAHILLLLIFYFTTVSTSLSLPEFVEINFVRTGQPTKRPVKPRTEPVIEKKEDPAPQEKTVDEVGVPKEIQLPKRRMLEDKTPDLQAVTNKKRTPGVVPSVTPQKEGTAKETFKPGTFTEEKEDFQPGNLKDQTQPNAGSNPGIESSLFEIEGKAAERKILIKILPEYPQGYNKEALIKFRFKVLANGHVAQIIPIMKYDAVLEANALSAFTRWQFNPLPRNVPQDPVEGTITFRYKLR
- a CDS encoding biopolymer transporter ExbD translates to MKFEYKNKRITTFTAASLTDIVFLLLIFFLLTSSFVVQPGIKVQLPKATPTPVDTEGKIFLTITQDGLIFLNEERLQKNELGQSIRELLQKNAGLVVVIQADKRLTLEKAIEVIDIIKLAGAEKFVIATNPI